The Terriglobus sp. TAA 43 sequence TCTGTAGACTTCGGAACATAGTCAAAGTAGTGGTAGAGCTTATTGTTCAAATCATGCAACACCATCAGTGGATCGTCGCGGCGGCGCACATCCAAAGCCATTGCTAACTCAGCCAGCAACGGCGACGGTTTCGCAAATTCGCTGGGAAAGAGAAACTCCCAGAAGTCTCCCGCCTGAACATCGGCATCGAGAGCTGCCCAGGCATCAGGCGACAGAAACGCCGGGACGGGAGCAACTTCTTCCATCTCCACGAGGCTCTCCGCAACAATCACCAGCTGCGCATGCCCACCCGGAATATCGAAGTGATGCACGTTGTTGTTCAGATGATCACGGTAAGAAAACACACGGCAACGAGGCGATACCGAAAGTTGAAAACTCAGGCATCGCTGTAACGCATCCGAACGCGGATGCATGCGAGTCTCCATAATGCTTTCGCTTACGTCGTTGGAATATACGAACTTGGTCAGATGCCGCACGGTGTAATACATAGTTCGTGTTCCTCACTAACCTGCAAGCGCAGCCTGAATAGAGTAATCAACATACAGCTCGTAGATGGCGTTATGAATCTCGCGGCACTGCCGTTGAATATCGTGCAGATACGTCACCACATCACCGCTCATAATCTCTTCCACGCTGGAGTAACTCAGTGTGGATCGCAGCCTGCCTGAGATACGTGTCAACTTATCGCCACGCGCTCCGCCGCTTAGCCCCTGAACCACTTCCAACGCCTGCTGCATGGCGTCAATGGAGAATCGCAGCGAGTGCGGGAAGTCAGCATCCAGCAACAGAAACTCCAGAATCCAGTCTGGAGAAAGATCGGCTGTGTACACCTTGCAGTAGGCTTCAAACGCCGTTGCACTGCGAAGGAGTCCCATCCATTCCAGGTACTCATTCGAATCCGGTAGAGCGTCCGTGTTAGCCCACAGTTCCGGCTGATACGCCTCCAGCAACATGGCCGTCGCAGACGCGCGTTCCATGAACCGGCCTACCTGGATGAACTGCCAGCCTTCCCCGTGGCTCATGGTGGAGTCGGTCACGCCTTGAAACTGGTGGACGCCTTCCATCACCTGACCGAGAAATTCTGTAGGGCCCTCGTTGTGCTGCAACAGCGATTCGGCATGCGTATCGCTCTGCATCTCCGGCCGCGTCACCTGCAGATACAGTGAGTTCAACCGCTGCCACATCTCCGTGGAAATCTGCTCGCGCACATGCCGCGCATTTTCCCGGGCCCCGATGATGCATCCCAGCACGCTGGAACTATTGGAGGCATCGAACGTGAGCCTGCGTGCAAGTGCGATGGCATCGCCTTCAAACTGCACATCGCGCGGCGCACCCAGCGCCTGCAACACACGCTGCCACCGTCGATCGGCGACGCTGGTTGGTTCATCCAGCATCAGGTTCAGGTTCACGTCCAGTAGACGCGTCGTGTGTTCCGCCCGCTCCAGATAGCGGCTCATCCAGTAAAGGCTGTCGGCGACTCGTGAAAGCATTTGGGGAACAACTCCTGTGGAGAGTGGAGTCTAGAGTAACAACACCTGACCGAATCACCAGCATTTTCGTCCGCTAATGGACACTTTATCCATTTATGGACATTCTCATTCCTCTGCCCTTATCCGTAAGGCCTATAAAACCAGTGTTTTATTTTGCTGCGAAATGGCGCATGGCTTGCGTATTCAATACGTAACCATGGACATCGCAAGGCCAGATCTAAAGCGCACAAAAGCTCGCCGCCGGTTGGTAATCGGCATCGTTGCGGCGATTGCCGTTGCTGTCACTGTTTACTTCGTCTCTCGCCTGAAGCCCGGAGCGCCCGAGGTGGACCGAGCGTCCATCTGGACGGACACCGTGAAGAACGGCCCGCTCCTTCGCCAGGTCCGCGGGCCTGGAACTCTGACGCCCCGTGAAGATAAATTGCGGCTTGTTCCCTCGCAAACAGAGGCCACCGTGGTGCGCATCCTGGTGCTGCCCGGCGCGCATGTGTCGCAGGACACGCCGCTGATGGAGCTGGTGGATCCGCAATTGTCACAAGAGCTTATGGACGCGCGTCTTCAACTAAAAGCTGCGGAAGCGGACATGGTGAACACCAAGGCCAAACTGCAGAGCGATCTGATGACACAGCGTGGCGCCGCCGCTACTGTGACTCAGGATGAGAAGCAGGCCAAGCTGCAGGCTGAGACGGACAAGCACCTGTACGACCTTGGCGTGATCAGCGGTCTGACCTACTCCGCTTCCAAGGGCAAGGCCGAAGAGCTGAACACCCGCAACGGCATTGAAGGGCAGCGCCTGACGCTGAATGAGCGTGCCATCCAGACGCAGCTTGCAGTGCAGCAAACCAAGGTGGATCAGGCGCGTGCCTTGCTTGACCTGAAAGAGAAACAGGGAGCCGCGCTAACCGTTCGCGCCGGGATTGATGGCGTTCTGGTAGACCTGCCACACCAGGTGGGCGAACACATTGCGGTGGGCACGACGCTGGCTAAGGTCGTGCAGCCGGACCAGTTGAAGGCCAGCCTGAAGATTCCGGAAACACAGGCGCGCGACATCTCGATTGGCCAGCCCGCGGAAGTGGACACACATAACGGCGTAATTAGCGGCAAGGTGATGCGCATTGACCCTGCCGTTGTGAACGGCACGGTCACGGTGGATGTGGAGCTGGCGGGCGATCTGCCGCAGGGCGCACGGCCTGACCTGAGCGTGGACGGCACCATCAACCTGGAGAACATGGGCAACGTTCTGCAAATTGGCCGACCGGCCAACGGAGCAGAAAACAGCACAATCAGCCTCTTCAAATTGAACTCCGACGGCAAAACAGCCGTAAGAGTCCCTGTACAGGTAGGACGGGGCTCGGTAAACAACCTTCGGGTTCTGAACGGACTGCAGGCTGGCGACTCCGTCATCCTGTCGGACATGTCCAAATACGACAACACAGACCGCATTCGCCTGGAATAAGGAGAAGAAACGCATGTCAAGCACGCAACCCGTCATCCACATTGATGGACTCACGAAGGTCTTCTACACCGATGAAGTGGAGACGCATGCGCTCAGCGGCGTCCAGCTTGAGATTGGCCGCGGCGAATACGTGGCCATGAGCGGCCCTTCCGGCTGCGGCAAATCCACCCTGCTGTCCATCGTCGGACTGCTGGATACCGCCTCTGCCGGCAGCTACCAGCTTAATGGTCGCGAAGTTGCCGGACTGGATTTTGCAGAGCGTTCGCGCATCCGCAACCAGGAGATCGGCTTCATCTTCCAGAGCTTCAACCTGATCGGCGACCTGACTGTTGCAGAGAACGTGGAACTGCCGCTCACCTATCGCGCTGGCATGTCTTCCACCGAACGCAAGCGTCGCGCACAGGAAGCATTGGAGCGCGTAAACATGGCGCACCGCATGCGGCATTATCCTGCACAGCTCTCCGGTGGTCAGCAGCAGCG is a genomic window containing:
- a CDS encoding alpha-E domain-containing protein, with product MLSRVADSLYWMSRYLERAEHTTRLLDVNLNLMLDEPTSVADRRWQRVLQALGAPRDVQFEGDAIALARRLTFDASNSSSVLGCIIGARENARHVREQISTEMWQRLNSLYLQVTRPEMQSDTHAESLLQHNEGPTEFLGQVMEGVHQFQGVTDSTMSHGEGWQFIQVGRFMERASATAMLLEAYQPELWANTDALPDSNEYLEWMGLLRSATAFEAYCKVYTADLSPDWILEFLLLDADFPHSLRFSIDAMQQALEVVQGLSGGARGDKLTRISGRLRSTLSYSSVEEIMSGDVVTYLHDIQRQCREIHNAIYELYVDYSIQAALAG
- a CDS encoding efflux RND transporter periplasmic adaptor subunit, with translation MDIARPDLKRTKARRRLVIGIVAAIAVAVTVYFVSRLKPGAPEVDRASIWTDTVKNGPLLRQVRGPGTLTPREDKLRLVPSQTEATVVRILVLPGAHVSQDTPLMELVDPQLSQELMDARLQLKAAEADMVNTKAKLQSDLMTQRGAAATVTQDEKQAKLQAETDKHLYDLGVISGLTYSASKGKAEELNTRNGIEGQRLTLNERAIQTQLAVQQTKVDQARALLDLKEKQGAALTVRAGIDGVLVDLPHQVGEHIAVGTTLAKVVQPDQLKASLKIPETQARDISIGQPAEVDTHNGVISGKVMRIDPAVVNGTVTVDVELAGDLPQGARPDLSVDGTINLENMGNVLQIGRPANGAENSTISLFKLNSDGKTAVRVPVQVGRGSVNNLRVLNGLQAGDSVILSDMSKYDNTDRIRLE
- a CDS encoding ABC transporter ATP-binding protein; translation: MSSTQPVIHIDGLTKVFYTDEVETHALSGVQLEIGRGEYVAMSGPSGCGKSTLLSIVGLLDTASAGSYQLNGREVAGLDFAERSRIRNQEIGFIFQSFNLIGDLTVAENVELPLTYRAGMSSTERKRRAQEALERVNMAHRMRHYPAQLSGGQQQRVAVARALAGSPSILLADEPTGNLDSKNGEAVMTLLKELHSDGATICMVTHDPRFAAHAERQIHLFDGRVVSEGELNALLSEAALA